Part of the Pedobacter roseus genome is shown below.
CTCTTTAATGTTTTTTCCAAGGTTAAGTAAGTTAGTAACCTTTAAGGTTTCTTCAGGGCTTTGCCGTTTTTCTACAAACTTTGTAAACAGTTCCATTATCTCATTGTCCATCGTAATATTATTTTTCATAGGGATAATAAAAATAGTTGTTAGAATATTACAGGCCAACTGCGAAGCTGATTTTCGTTATGCATCGGTCAAAATTCGGTACAGATAGTATAAATGGTTACGTTGGGCATCTTTTATAATTGCGAAAGCAATAATGAGTTCCGCTTCATTCTTTGCTAATTAAATTCCCCTAAAAATAGCCTGTTGAGTTATAAAAGTACAAGTTTGTTGTGGTTTAAATCAAGGCGTGCCGCCATCAATAAGGATTTCGGCGACAGGCAAGAACGTGGAATCTTCATCTCGGTAGCTTTTAAATAGCAGAGTCATTAATATACAAATCCGTAAAGTTTATGGATTTGGTCTCTATCTATGCAAAATAACCATATTGATTGAGATATCCGAATGGTTTGAATCGGCCCATTAAATGTTAAAATAAATACAGGGCAAAAAAAAACATCCGCCTATTGGACGGATGTTCTTAACAATGTATGAAGGTTATTATCTTATCCTATCTTAACGTTGATTGCGTTCAGGCCTTTTCTGCCCTCTTCTACATCATAGCTTACTGAATCATTCTCGCGAATGTTATCAATTAAGCCAGATACATGTACAAAAAGCTCTGCATCGCCATTAGCTGGTACGATAAATCCAAAACCTTTTGTCTCATTGAAAAATTTTACTGTTCCTTGTTGCATTATATTTTATTTTAATTATTCCCAAATATAAACAAATATATTGAAAATCAAAACGTTATATTTTAAGCGCGTGCAGCTGATGTTGGCTAACAGCACCCGATCTAAATGATGGGAAGGAGATCTTTATTCGGCATTTTCCGCTCTGGCTTTTTAAAGCTATAGGCCTTATAATCGAGTAGAGTCAATCCGCGAAAAATCGAACTTTTATGAACATTGTGAGGCCATAGTAAATTTTGAAAAAGTAGTCAATAACGAGATTGAGGGACAGTATAGGAAAAAGAAATTGTAAGTGTTTTATGGATTGGTTAAATGACAAGCTATAGTAGGACTTCACACACTTTTGCCGAAATACCCAGGTTGGGCGAAGGGATGCAAATTCTATAAAACCACTTAACAACATTTATCACCGGAGATTGCCTAGCTCGCTGCACGCTAATATAGATACAGTGAAAAAATATAAGGTTCAATCAATTGCCGTTGAGTTCAAAAAAATGTTATCCTTTTTGGTATTTTGCCCTTAGATAAAATTGTAAGAAGCTGCAAAATCTCTACTTATGTCAAACGCTACCAACAGACCAGATGATTATTACATCAATACCAATGAAATCATCGAAGATTTTCATGAGCACATCAAGCCAGAACACAATAAAAGAATCCTATTTTCCGCCCCTTTCGGAGCGGGCAAAACCTATTTCCTAGAACAGTTTTTCAAAAAACAGGAGGATTACATACCCATTAAACTCTATCCGGTCGATTATAGTGTCTCCAGCAATGAGGATATATTCGAGCTGATCAAACATGATTTGCTGGTGTACCTTATGGAAAACTTTAGCCCGGAGATTGCCCTTGAAAAGCAAGACGTCGACCTGCTAATCGCAGGAAAGCTGTGGTTGGATTCAAAACTAGATATTTTCCCATTCCTGCCCGCCTTGGCAAAACTGGTTCCCGGCGCGGAGGCCATAACTGAACTCACCGCCGAGCTTAAAAACACGTTTAGTCAGATCATAAAGCATAAAGCAGATTTAGGTCAGGATGAATTAGAAACCATCATCAAATACCTCGCGCAGGAAAAACTCCGGTCCGGATCCATCAGGGAGCTGGACGGGATTACCGGCCGCATCAGAGAGTTTATTCAGCGAATCCGAAAGGCAAAACAGGGCAAAGAAATCATCCTAGTCATCGATGATATGGATAGGTTAGATCCCGATCACATCTTTAGACTGTTCAATATCTTTACCGCGCACCACGAAAGCCAGACCGAAGAAAATAAATTTGGCTTTGATAAAGTAATTTTCGTTTGCGACATCGTCAATATCCACCACATATTCGTCCATAAATACGGCCCCTTAGTCGATTTTCAAGGCTATATCAATAAATTTTACTCCACAGCGATCTATAAGTTCGATTTCAGGGAATTTCTGAGTGAAAACCTGGCTAGTTTTTTCATCAAGAATGTCATGACAAATATGGGACATAATATTCCGGCCTCACCAAACTCTATTGCCAATATCTCCAGCCGTGAGCCCAAGTTTGCCGAAACACTGCATTATATGATGAAGGGATTGATTACCATCGACTCCATCAAAGTGCGCAACTTTACCAAACTCAGCACCTACGAATACCCCATGGGACAGTTTAGAATCGTAAGCGGCCGAACTTTTTATGACCGCGATTTTCCATTTCTGGTGCTGATACAGGTCTTGAGACAATTTTATCCCCGCATAGAAGATTTACCAGTTGAACTTCTACGACTGTCCAAGGAATTCAAGTCCGATTACGGACAGGCCGAAGAAGACCCCTATGACGATACCAGCGCCAAATTACTGATCAAATGGGCAGTCCCGTTTGTTACAGCGGATTATAAGGTATTAGACAAAATTGACAAGACTAAACATATCCAATTCCAAATTGTAAATGAGCATAATAAACTTGTGAAGGGTGAATTATCCCGTTCAGTGGAAGGCAAATATCATATGGGAAAGCTGACGACAAGCTCTTTGGAGGGAAAACTTTACGTCAAACGGCCCAACCCATACTGGTATCTTCACCAAGCGCTTTTGAACTGCCTCAAAAACGGAATCGTCCGCGACTAAGAAATCAAAATAGGTCCCCCCTGATTCAAAGAATCCGACAAAATGCTTTAAACCCGCAATTCCCCAGGCGGCTTAACCTTTCATCGGCATAGCCTCTTTTATCGGACAAGCATCCTACTGAAATTTAACAATGTGGCCATTGTTTTGAAATCCATATAAATATGATAATTTAGTAAAATCGGAATATTTCTTTATTGCGCTTCTCAATACCTTCAGCAGTCTAAGATGTCCGGTTTAATTTTGATTGCTTTCGATGAAAAAATACCTAGACGACAAAGCGGTAGATGATGCCGC
Proteins encoded:
- a CDS encoding cold-shock protein, with product MQQGTVKFFNETKGFGFIVPANGDAELFVHVSGLIDNIRENDSVSYDVEEGRKGLNAINVKIG
- a CDS encoding P-loop NTPase fold protein; its protein translation is MSNATNRPDDYYINTNEIIEDFHEHIKPEHNKRILFSAPFGAGKTYFLEQFFKKQEDYIPIKLYPVDYSVSSNEDIFELIKHDLLVYLMENFSPEIALEKQDVDLLIAGKLWLDSKLDIFPFLPALAKLVPGAEAITELTAELKNTFSQIIKHKADLGQDELETIIKYLAQEKLRSGSIRELDGITGRIREFIQRIRKAKQGKEIILVIDDMDRLDPDHIFRLFNIFTAHHESQTEENKFGFDKVIFVCDIVNIHHIFVHKYGPLVDFQGYINKFYSTAIYKFDFREFLSENLASFFIKNVMTNMGHNIPASPNSIANISSREPKFAETLHYMMKGLITIDSIKVRNFTKLSTYEYPMGQFRIVSGRTFYDRDFPFLVLIQVLRQFYPRIEDLPVELLRLSKEFKSDYGQAEEDPYDDTSAKLLIKWAVPFVTADYKVLDKIDKTKHIQFQIVNEHNKLVKGELSRSVEGKYHMGKLTTSSLEGKLYVKRPNPYWYLHQALLNCLKNGIVRD